From the Arthrobacter sp. PM3 genome, one window contains:
- a CDS encoding FUSC family protein, with translation MKLLAEMFTMAPANKDHQVALRCAVGVFVPLITLVLLGRLDLAIFASFGAFAGIYGRNEPHARRLRLQVRAGGLMLAVIFLAALTARVDALAGLSAEGTTWVLVGATTVVAGACSLVVAWWRLRPSGSLFHIFAFAAIASIPNQPPLWQCMLAAVLTVVFSLLVGQSARVARSHRTPWVRSKPPALTPREKRAAWQESAGYVVAAGLAGTLGTLAGEWLGVGHNYWAMVAAVVPLVGHSTRHRVSRGLQRIAGTALGLVLLAGILLLQPTPWQTVLVIAACQFGAEMFIARQYMLAQVFVTPLALTSTLLVAPVPPGILLRDRIVETVIGAAVGIAVVLAPGAWRRLAARRG, from the coding sequence TTGAAACTGCTTGCCGAAATGTTCACCATGGCCCCGGCGAACAAGGACCATCAGGTCGCGCTCCGCTGCGCCGTGGGCGTCTTCGTCCCGCTGATCACCCTGGTGCTGCTGGGCCGGCTGGATCTGGCCATCTTCGCCTCGTTCGGCGCCTTCGCCGGCATCTACGGCCGGAACGAGCCGCACGCCAGGCGCCTGCGGCTGCAGGTGCGGGCCGGCGGCCTCATGCTGGCGGTCATCTTCCTGGCCGCCCTCACTGCCCGGGTCGACGCGTTGGCCGGGCTCTCGGCGGAAGGCACCACCTGGGTCCTGGTCGGGGCCACCACCGTCGTGGCGGGCGCCTGCTCGCTGGTGGTTGCCTGGTGGCGCCTGCGCCCCTCCGGGTCCCTGTTCCACATCTTCGCGTTCGCCGCCATCGCGTCGATCCCCAATCAGCCGCCGCTGTGGCAGTGCATGCTGGCGGCGGTACTGACGGTTGTGTTCTCCCTCCTGGTCGGCCAGTCCGCCCGCGTCGCCCGCAGCCACCGGACCCCGTGGGTGAGGTCGAAGCCCCCGGCCCTGACCCCGCGCGAGAAGCGGGCGGCGTGGCAGGAAAGCGCCGGGTACGTCGTGGCGGCGGGCCTGGCCGGAACCCTGGGGACGCTGGCCGGTGAATGGCTCGGCGTCGGCCACAACTACTGGGCGATGGTGGCCGCCGTCGTTCCGCTCGTGGGGCACAGCACCCGGCATCGCGTCAGCCGCGGCCTGCAGCGCATCGCGGGCACCGCCCTTGGCCTGGTGCTGCTCGCCGGGATCCTGCTCCTGCAGCCGACGCCGTGGCAGACCGTGCTGGTGATTGCCGCCTGCCAGTTCGGCGCCGAAATGTTCATCGCGCGGCAGTACATGCTCGCGCAGGTCTTCGTCACCCCGCTGGCCCTGACTTCGACGCTGCTCGTGGCACCCGTCCCGCCCGGCATCCTGCTCCGCGACCGGATTGTGGAGACCGTCATCGGCGCCGCCGTCGGCATCGCCGTCGTGCTGGCGCCGGGCGCCTGGCGGCGACTGGCCGCACGCCGCGGCTAG
- a CDS encoding IclR family transcriptional regulator produces the protein MANSNSGDSVVDRVLRLIAAFPAGVTALPLSELAARAELPLTTAHRLVRQLAGHGLLDVGPGGSVSLGLRLWEIVNRNSPTLELRQAALPFMEDIQQVLNQNVNLAVLDGWEALFVERLSRRGSVANRAQVAGRMPVHVSSAGLVLMAHQPHAVQIDYLERFSDPTGRLGTEELRTLLGEAAHQGYAQLAGVVDPDAWGIAVPVLDRRKRAVAALGVVVPLREMRLQALVPALQTAARGIGRRLGEPRDAIGFHSTESL, from the coding sequence GTGGCCAATTCGAACTCCGGTGACTCCGTGGTGGACCGGGTCCTGCGCCTGATCGCCGCCTTCCCGGCCGGCGTGACGGCGTTGCCGCTCTCGGAGCTGGCCGCGAGGGCGGAACTTCCCCTGACCACGGCGCACAGGCTCGTCCGGCAGCTGGCCGGCCACGGGCTCCTGGATGTCGGCCCCGGCGGCTCGGTGAGCCTGGGCCTGCGGCTGTGGGAAATCGTCAACCGCAACTCGCCCACGCTCGAGCTCCGCCAGGCCGCGCTGCCCTTCATGGAGGACATCCAGCAGGTGCTGAATCAGAACGTGAACCTCGCCGTGCTGGACGGCTGGGAAGCGCTCTTCGTGGAGCGGCTGTCCCGTCGGGGATCGGTGGCCAACCGCGCACAGGTGGCCGGCAGGATGCCCGTGCACGTGTCCTCCGCGGGACTGGTGCTCATGGCCCATCAGCCCCACGCTGTCCAGATCGACTACCTCGAACGGTTCAGCGATCCGACCGGCCGGCTGGGCACCGAGGAGCTCCGCACCCTCCTTGGTGAGGCGGCCCATCAGGGTTATGCGCAGCTGGCCGGCGTCGTGGACCCGGATGCCTGGGGGATCGCGGTGCCCGTGCTCGACCGCAGGAAACGGGCTGTGGCGGCCCTCGGCGTCGTCGTCCCGCTCCGCGAAATGCGCCTGCAGGCTCTCGTCCCGGCCCTCCAGACCGCGGCCCGCGGGATCGGCCGGCGGCTGGGCGAGCCGCGCGATGCTATTGGTTTCCATTCAACGGAATCCTTGTAA
- a CDS encoding 4-hydroxybenzoate 3-monooxygenase, protein MAQRKILTTQVAIMGAGPAGLMLSHLLAKAGIESTVLEIRSHREISETVRAGILEHGSVNMLVDSGVSDRVLREGDRHDGIELRFNGESHRIDFKDLVGESVWLYPQTDVFLDLSARRKDDGGDVRYSVTDTTIHDIEGKPKVWFTDADGVEFELQADFIAGADGSRSHCRFQIPEAQRKWYFHEYPFAWFGILAEAPRSSDELIYANSANGFALISQRTETVQRMYFQCDPNEDVNDWSEERIWDAFRSRVNGNGFEVKEGPVIDKTVLKFRSFVHTPMRHGNLFLAGDAAHTVPPTGAKGLNLALNDVRVLFEGFDSFYSTGSTALLDAYSDRALDRVWKAQQFSYWMTSMLHTPADADDFARARQLGELHSVVSSRHGRAYLAEAYTGWPGAR, encoded by the coding sequence ATGGCACAGCGAAAAATCCTCACCACCCAGGTCGCGATCATGGGTGCCGGCCCGGCCGGCCTCATGCTGTCCCACCTGTTGGCCAAGGCCGGCATCGAATCCACCGTCCTCGAAATCCGCAGCCACCGCGAAATCTCTGAGACGGTCCGGGCCGGCATCCTGGAACACGGCTCCGTCAACATGCTCGTCGACAGCGGTGTCTCCGACCGTGTCCTGCGCGAAGGCGACCGCCATGACGGCATCGAACTGCGGTTCAACGGCGAAAGCCACCGGATCGACTTCAAGGACCTCGTCGGGGAATCGGTCTGGCTCTACCCGCAGACGGACGTCTTCCTGGACCTCTCCGCACGGCGAAAGGACGACGGCGGGGACGTCCGGTACAGCGTCACGGACACCACCATCCATGACATCGAAGGCAAGCCCAAGGTCTGGTTCACGGATGCCGACGGCGTGGAATTCGAACTGCAGGCCGACTTCATCGCCGGGGCCGACGGCTCGCGCAGCCATTGCCGCTTCCAGATCCCCGAGGCGCAGCGCAAGTGGTACTTCCACGAATACCCGTTCGCCTGGTTCGGCATCCTGGCCGAGGCGCCGCGCAGCTCCGACGAACTGATCTACGCCAACTCCGCGAACGGCTTCGCCCTGATCAGCCAGCGCACCGAGACAGTCCAGCGGATGTACTTCCAGTGCGACCCCAACGAGGACGTCAACGACTGGAGCGAGGAGCGGATCTGGGACGCCTTCCGCAGCCGCGTCAACGGCAACGGCTTCGAGGTGAAGGAAGGACCCGTGATCGACAAGACGGTCCTGAAATTCCGGAGCTTCGTCCACACCCCCATGCGGCACGGGAACCTGTTCCTCGCCGGCGACGCCGCGCACACCGTGCCCCCCACCGGCGCCAAGGGCCTTAACCTGGCGCTGAACGATGTCAGGGTCCTGTTCGAGGGATTCGACAGCTTCTACTCCACCGGCTCCACCGCGCTCCTGGACGCCTACAGCGACCGCGCCCTGGACAGGGTGTGGAAGGCACAGCAGTTCTCCTACTGGATGACCTCCATGCTGCACACCCCGGCCGACGCCGACGACTTCGCCCGCGCCCGCCAGCTCGGCGAGCTCCACTCCGTGGTGTCCTCCCGGCACGGCCGCGCCTACCTCGCCGAGGCCTACACGGGCTGGCCGGGAGCACGGTAG
- a CDS encoding NAD-glutamate dehydrogenase, with translation MSRKSEHPGHAPGGVFPGFDDQFLAAYYEHAAAEDLQGYSPEDLERRARRHAELADSRPAGTAAVSILTESDASVLLVVADALPHLIHSLTAELGRRNESVRLLVHPGFLVRRDPRTDRLTEVRHSSPPSGLPGRGAGGPGTAASGTGQAPPGWFAETWVAAEIGRLPGSRAIAELIGTVRRILADVQLVSDDAPAIHSCLARAITSLDRLPAGTVPAPAQLAELLGWLDHGNFTFLGYSEYDYPTAEGPDVVTVRTGAGLGLLRDGRPEALQPVNGMPHEQALTLAISDLRSSVPRPAYLDEFLIRTFDGAGRATGEVRFVGLFTPGATGRSVRRIPVIRDKVRAILDHLGHSETSHPGRQLLSVLESFPLDELFHRDLDELSGLAREILLLQARHQTRVFLRSDSYGRFMTALVFLPRQRYSTAVRLRIENELKQAFGSASLEFEVRLGGSPMARVFFRILLPAGGMPDVDPAAVERSVISATRTWAQGLDEALRGRLPSAEARRLSALWSGAFPASYRADFDVEDAVEDIIRFEQFDLDGAGGRQLNDPQLAVQVRPVAAPAPARNPAEDARIRLYLTAAHSLTRILPFFHNLGLEVLNQRPFDLLRGSGRPLFLYDLGVRYPAGIDPALTSGLLGEAFAAAMRGDSESDRFDALVLREGIQWRQAAILRSYAKYLQQLGTTTSYGFMADTLLANVRATRALLALFRAKFDPGLTAPRRLGDTEAARKELLAAIEDIPVLDADRLLRTFMNLVESTLRTNYFQHRPHLSLKLNPAAIASAPFPRPKYEIWVYSPRVEGVHLRFGALARGGLRWSDRSEDFRTEVLGLVKAQNVKNSVIVPTGAKGGFYPKHLPDPAADRDAWLAESLECYRIFVRGLLDVTDNLVTTAHGETVVPPARVVRHDADDYYLVVAADKGTASFSDAANAVAAEYGFWLGDAFASGGTVGYDHKQMGITARGAWESVKHHFRELGVDCQEQDFTVAGVGDMSGDVFGNGMLLSRHTRLVAAFDHRHIFLDPAPDAAASFEERRRLFALPRSSWADYDPALISDGGGVHSRRTKSIRITDQVRDALALDPGTVSLPPHALLQAILRAPVDLLYNGGIGTYVKASTEDNAGVGDKANDPIRVNGNEVRAKIIAEGGNLGITQLGRIEAALGGVLLNTDAIDNSAGVDCSDHEVNIKIFVDRMIAAGKMRPAERTGFLHSLTDEVARLVLANNTDQNVLLFNDRHLVLDWSHGFERTIDWLENATDLDRRLEGLPSSKQLRERVRSGAGLTAPELAVLAAYAKIELAAELNASGLAEDPWFRRVLRGYFPHQLSARFEAELDTHPLRRQIVCTVMANDMINLGGITFAFRAIEETTATAAVVAKAFVVAREAYDLPWIVNRLAALPAGYPNEHIAEATLHMRRILDRATRWYVTHDHRDQPVDAALGRIMPTLDLLRTRTVDYLRGSDLDRVQERLVHWDAVGMPRELGMRASDMLESFGLLDISLISEQVREPVLTITDLYYAVFQRIGAANLLLSITDLPRQSRWEALARAALRDDVYSAVADMTVSVMETTRGQGADAGTSDAVERIVEWERGHQEQLGRIKDTFAEVTKPGQVDIASISVALKLLRTLVRR, from the coding sequence ATGTCACGCAAATCGGAGCACCCGGGGCATGCGCCCGGCGGCGTCTTCCCCGGGTTCGATGACCAGTTCCTCGCGGCGTACTACGAGCACGCCGCGGCGGAGGACCTGCAGGGCTACAGCCCCGAAGACCTGGAGCGGCGGGCCCGGCGACATGCGGAACTGGCCGACAGCCGCCCCGCAGGCACGGCGGCGGTCAGCATCCTCACGGAGAGCGACGCCAGCGTCCTGCTGGTGGTTGCGGACGCCCTGCCGCACCTGATCCATTCCCTCACCGCCGAACTGGGCCGGCGCAACGAGTCCGTCCGGCTGCTGGTGCATCCCGGTTTCCTGGTGCGCCGGGATCCGCGGACGGACCGGCTGACCGAGGTGCGGCACAGCTCGCCCCCGTCAGGACTGCCCGGCCGGGGCGCCGGCGGCCCTGGGACGGCGGCTTCCGGCACGGGCCAGGCCCCGCCGGGGTGGTTTGCCGAAACCTGGGTGGCGGCAGAGATAGGCCGCCTGCCGGGGTCGCGGGCCATCGCTGAGCTCATCGGCACTGTGCGGCGCATCCTGGCCGACGTGCAGCTGGTGTCCGATGACGCCCCCGCCATCCACTCCTGCCTTGCCCGGGCGATCACCTCCCTGGACCGGCTTCCGGCCGGCACGGTTCCTGCGCCGGCGCAGCTGGCGGAGCTCCTGGGCTGGCTGGACCACGGCAACTTCACGTTCCTGGGGTACAGCGAGTATGACTACCCGACGGCGGAGGGACCCGACGTCGTGACCGTGCGGACCGGCGCGGGGCTGGGCCTGCTCAGGGACGGCCGGCCGGAGGCGCTCCAGCCCGTCAACGGGATGCCGCATGAGCAGGCCCTCACCCTCGCCATTTCGGACCTGAGATCGTCGGTGCCGCGCCCGGCCTACCTCGACGAATTCCTCATCCGCACCTTTGACGGCGCGGGAAGGGCCACCGGCGAGGTGCGGTTCGTGGGCCTCTTCACCCCGGGCGCCACGGGCCGGTCCGTGCGGCGCATCCCAGTCATCCGGGACAAAGTGCGCGCCATCCTGGACCATCTCGGCCACAGCGAGACCTCCCACCCGGGCAGGCAGCTCCTCAGCGTCCTCGAGTCCTTCCCCCTGGATGAGCTGTTCCACCGGGACCTGGATGAACTGTCCGGGCTGGCCCGGGAGATCCTGCTCCTGCAGGCCCGCCACCAGACGCGGGTGTTCCTGCGCTCGGACAGCTACGGACGCTTCATGACCGCCCTGGTTTTCCTGCCCCGCCAGAGGTACAGCACCGCCGTGCGCCTCAGGATCGAAAACGAGCTCAAGCAGGCTTTCGGGTCCGCCTCGCTCGAATTCGAAGTCCGGTTGGGCGGCTCTCCGATGGCCCGCGTGTTCTTCCGGATCCTGCTGCCGGCCGGCGGCATGCCCGACGTCGACCCCGCCGCCGTGGAGCGCAGCGTGATCAGTGCGACGCGGACCTGGGCCCAGGGCCTGGACGAGGCGCTCCGCGGCCGGCTGCCGTCCGCGGAGGCCCGCCGGTTGTCCGCGTTATGGTCCGGCGCCTTCCCGGCCAGCTACCGGGCCGATTTCGACGTCGAGGACGCCGTTGAGGACATTATCCGGTTTGAGCAGTTCGACCTCGACGGCGCGGGCGGCCGTCAGCTGAACGATCCGCAGCTGGCCGTCCAGGTCCGCCCGGTTGCGGCCCCCGCGCCCGCCCGGAACCCGGCCGAGGATGCCCGGATCCGGCTCTACCTGACCGCCGCCCACAGCCTGACCCGGATCCTGCCGTTCTTCCACAACCTCGGGCTGGAGGTGCTGAACCAGCGGCCCTTCGACCTGCTGCGCGGGAGCGGCCGGCCGCTGTTCCTCTACGACCTCGGCGTCCGGTACCCGGCCGGCATCGATCCGGCCCTGACCAGCGGCCTGCTCGGGGAGGCCTTCGCGGCGGCCATGCGCGGGGACTCGGAGTCGGACCGCTTTGACGCCCTGGTCCTCCGGGAGGGCATTCAATGGCGCCAGGCGGCGATCCTGCGCAGCTATGCCAAGTACCTGCAGCAGCTGGGCACAACGACCTCCTACGGCTTCATGGCCGATACCCTGCTGGCCAACGTCCGGGCCACCCGCGCGCTTTTGGCGCTGTTCCGGGCCAAGTTTGATCCGGGCCTGACGGCGCCGCGCAGGCTCGGGGACACCGAGGCTGCGCGAAAGGAGCTGCTGGCCGCGATCGAGGACATCCCCGTCCTCGACGCCGACCGGTTGCTGCGGACGTTCATGAACCTGGTGGAATCCACACTCCGCACCAACTACTTCCAACACCGCCCCCACCTGAGCCTGAAGCTGAATCCCGCCGCGATCGCGAGTGCGCCGTTTCCGCGGCCCAAATACGAAATCTGGGTTTACTCGCCGCGCGTGGAAGGCGTCCACCTGCGGTTCGGGGCGCTGGCCCGGGGCGGCCTGCGCTGGTCCGACCGCAGCGAGGACTTCCGCACGGAGGTCCTGGGCCTGGTCAAGGCGCAAAACGTGAAGAACTCGGTGATTGTGCCCACGGGCGCGAAGGGCGGTTTTTATCCCAAGCACCTGCCCGACCCGGCCGCGGACCGTGACGCCTGGCTGGCGGAGTCGCTGGAGTGCTACCGGATTTTCGTGCGGGGCCTGCTGGACGTCACCGACAATCTCGTCACCACCGCACACGGCGAAACAGTCGTGCCACCGGCGCGGGTGGTGCGGCACGACGCCGACGACTACTACCTCGTGGTGGCGGCGGACAAGGGAACAGCGTCATTTTCCGACGCCGCGAACGCGGTGGCCGCGGAATACGGCTTCTGGCTGGGCGACGCCTTCGCCTCCGGCGGGACCGTTGGCTATGACCACAAACAGATGGGCATCACGGCCCGCGGGGCGTGGGAATCGGTGAAGCACCATTTCCGCGAACTCGGGGTGGACTGCCAGGAACAGGATTTCACCGTGGCCGGCGTCGGCGACATGAGCGGCGACGTCTTCGGCAACGGGATGCTGCTCTCCCGCCACACCCGGCTTGTGGCGGCCTTCGATCACCGGCACATCTTCCTTGACCCGGCGCCGGACGCCGCGGCGTCGTTCGAGGAACGACGCCGGCTCTTCGCCCTCCCCCGCTCCTCGTGGGCGGATTACGACCCTGCGCTGATCAGCGACGGCGGGGGCGTCCACTCCCGCCGGACGAAGTCGATCCGCATCACGGACCAGGTCAGGGACGCGCTGGCGCTGGACCCCGGCACCGTGTCGCTGCCGCCCCATGCGCTGCTGCAGGCGATTCTCCGGGCGCCCGTGGACCTGCTTTACAACGGCGGCATCGGGACGTACGTCAAGGCCTCGACGGAGGACAACGCCGGGGTTGGCGACAAGGCGAACGATCCCATCCGGGTCAACGGCAATGAGGTCCGGGCGAAAATCATCGCCGAAGGCGGAAACCTGGGCATTACGCAGCTTGGCCGGATTGAGGCCGCCCTGGGCGGGGTCCTGCTCAACACCGATGCGATCGACAATTCAGCCGGCGTGGACTGCTCGGACCATGAGGTGAACATCAAGATCTTCGTGGACCGGATGATCGCTGCGGGAAAGATGCGGCCGGCCGAGCGCACCGGCTTCCTGCACTCCCTCACCGACGAAGTAGCCCGGCTCGTCCTGGCCAACAACACGGACCAGAATGTGCTGCTCTTCAACGACCGGCACTTGGTGCTGGACTGGAGCCACGGCTTCGAACGGACCATCGACTGGCTTGAGAACGCCACCGATCTCGACCGCAGGCTCGAGGGCCTGCCCAGCAGCAAGCAACTCCGGGAACGGGTACGTTCCGGTGCGGGCCTGACCGCACCGGAGCTGGCGGTGCTGGCCGCCTACGCGAAAATCGAACTGGCAGCCGAGCTCAACGCCAGCGGCCTGGCCGAGGACCCGTGGTTCCGGCGGGTCCTGCGCGGCTACTTCCCGCACCAGCTGTCCGCACGCTTCGAGGCCGAGCTGGACACGCACCCGCTGCGCCGCCAGATCGTGTGCACGGTGATGGCCAATGACATGATCAACCTCGGCGGCATCACCTTCGCCTTCCGTGCCATCGAGGAGACCACCGCCACGGCCGCCGTTGTTGCCAAGGCCTTCGTGGTGGCGCGGGAAGCGTACGACCTCCCGTGGATCGTCAACCGGCTGGCCGCACTGCCTGCCGGCTACCCCAACGAACACATCGCCGAAGCGACCCTGCACATGCGCCGGATCCTGGACCGGGCCACCCGGTGGTACGTCACGCACGACCACCGGGACCAGCCCGTGGACGCGGCCCTGGGCAGGATCATGCCTACCCTGGACCTCCTGCGGACGCGCACCGTGGACTACCTCCGCGGCTCCGACCTGGACCGGGTGCAGGAGCGGCTCGTGCACTGGGACGCCGTGGGAATGCCCCGCGAGCTGGGAATGCGCGCCTCGGACATGCTGGAAAGTTTCGGGCTTCTGGACATCTCCCTGATCTCCGAGCAGGTGCGCGAACCCGTCCTCACCATCACCGACCTGTACTACGCCGTCTTCCAGCGGATCGGCGCCGCGAACCTGCTCCTGAGCATCACCGACCTGCCCCGGCAGAGCCGCTGGGAGGCCCTCGCCCGGGCCGCCCTGCGCGATGACGTGTATTCCGCGGTGGCGGACATGACAGTCTCCGTCATGGAGACGACCCGGGGCCAGGGCGCCGACGCCGGCACGTCGGATGCCGTGGAACGCATCGTCGAATGGGAACGCGGTCACCAGGAACAGCTGGGCCGGATCAAGGACACCTTCGCCGAGGTCACCAAGCCCGGGCAGGTGGATATCGCCTCGATCTCCGTGGCGTTGAAACTCCTGCGGACACTCGTGCGGCGCTGA
- a CDS encoding aromatic acid/H+ symport family MFS transporter, whose product MSTSSLENKSRWPVWLCWLAMVLDGFDLVVLGTVIPTLIKSHELGFDAVGATFAATISLVGVGLGALFIAPLSDRFGRRNLLVACVAWFSVFTIAVVFAPNVALFSTFRLLAGLGLGACLPAALAYMNDYAPAGTAGKSTTRTMTGYHVGAVATAFLALMVIPSWRTMFVVGGLAGLALVPFLWFKLPETLPPVHHHPEAAKAEAAAAPAEERASFRDLARKPYPLIAAGVAVASFMGLLLVYGLNTWLPQLMASAGYGLNAGLALLLVLNVGAVVGLLIAGVLADRHGTKKIVLLWFGLSAVFLAALSIQIQNEIVLYAAVFVTGVFVFSSQVLVYAWVSQLFPVRLRGTALGFAAGVGRLGAILGPAVTGALVAAGIAYPWGFYVFAAAAVLAVLALAFVPQTVAAVSRTGAGVGRQ is encoded by the coding sequence ATGTCAACGTCGTCATTGGAGAACAAGTCACGGTGGCCCGTGTGGCTTTGCTGGCTGGCCATGGTGCTGGACGGCTTTGACCTGGTGGTCCTCGGCACGGTCATCCCCACACTCATCAAGTCGCACGAGCTGGGCTTCGACGCCGTCGGGGCGACGTTCGCGGCGACCATTTCGCTGGTGGGCGTGGGGCTTGGCGCCCTCTTCATCGCCCCGCTGTCGGACCGGTTCGGCCGGCGAAACCTGCTGGTGGCCTGCGTGGCCTGGTTCTCGGTGTTCACGATCGCCGTCGTCTTCGCGCCGAACGTGGCGTTGTTCAGCACGTTCCGGCTGCTCGCCGGCCTGGGCCTGGGCGCCTGCCTGCCCGCCGCCCTGGCCTACATGAACGACTACGCACCGGCCGGAACGGCGGGCAAGTCCACCACCCGGACCATGACCGGCTACCACGTGGGCGCCGTCGCGACCGCCTTCCTGGCCCTCATGGTGATTCCCAGCTGGCGGACCATGTTCGTGGTGGGCGGCCTCGCCGGCCTTGCCCTCGTCCCGTTCCTGTGGTTCAAGCTCCCGGAAACCCTCCCGCCGGTGCACCACCACCCCGAGGCCGCCAAGGCTGAAGCAGCCGCGGCACCCGCGGAAGAGCGGGCCAGTTTCCGCGATCTGGCCCGCAAACCCTACCCGCTGATTGCGGCCGGCGTGGCCGTGGCGTCCTTCATGGGGCTACTGCTGGTCTACGGCCTGAACACCTGGCTGCCGCAGCTCATGGCCTCGGCCGGCTACGGCCTGAACGCCGGCCTGGCTTTGCTCCTGGTGCTCAACGTCGGCGCCGTCGTGGGCCTGCTGATCGCCGGTGTCCTGGCGGACCGGCACGGCACCAAGAAGATCGTCCTGCTTTGGTTTGGCCTGTCCGCCGTGTTCCTGGCCGCGCTCAGCATCCAGATCCAGAACGAAATCGTGCTGTACGCGGCCGTCTTCGTCACGGGCGTATTCGTCTTCAGTTCGCAGGTCCTGGTCTATGCCTGGGTCAGCCAGCTCTTCCCCGTCCGCCTGCGCGGCACGGCCCTCGGCTTCGCCGCCGGGGTGGGCCGGCTGGGAGCCATCCTGGGCCCGGCCGTGACCGGGGCGCTGGTAGCCGCCGGCATCGCCTACCCCTGGGGCTTCTATGTCTTCGCCGCGGCCGCGGTCCTGGCGGTCCTCGCCCTGGCCTTCGTTCCGCAGACCGTCGCCGCGGTGTCCCGCACCGGCGCCGGCGTCGGGCGCCAGTAG
- a CDS encoding GNAT family N-acetyltransferase, producing the protein MQTNPRLNIRQVTWANPVGADLRAAQQAELDARFGRPDHEPGPPPSEADTAVFLVAHDKASGQPVGCGGLRMLDARTAEIKRLYVLPYTRGSGVASSILAALEAHAHALGITTLTAEAGSVQTDGRQFYENAGFVSVPNFGPYIGVKHSHCYAKPIDSHSAAHTAMA; encoded by the coding sequence ATGCAGACCAATCCGCGGCTCAATATCCGTCAGGTCACCTGGGCCAACCCGGTCGGCGCCGACCTCCGGGCCGCCCAGCAGGCCGAACTCGACGCCCGGTTCGGCCGGCCGGACCACGAACCCGGGCCGCCGCCGTCGGAAGCGGACACGGCCGTGTTCCTGGTGGCGCACGACAAAGCCTCCGGCCAGCCGGTCGGGTGCGGGGGCCTGCGCATGCTGGACGCCCGCACGGCCGAAATCAAGCGGCTCTACGTGCTGCCCTACACGCGCGGCTCCGGGGTGGCGAGCTCCATCCTGGCGGCCCTCGAAGCCCATGCCCATGCCCTGGGGATCACCACCCTGACCGCGGAGGCCGGCTCGGTGCAGACCGACGGACGGCAGTTCTACGAGAATGCCGGCTTCGTGTCCGTGCCGAACTTCGGCCCGTACATCGGCGTGAAGCACTCGCACTGCTACGCGAAGCCGATCGACTCGCACAGTGCCGCGCACACCGCCATGGCCTAG
- a CDS encoding acyl-CoA thioesterase: MEPADITFRTRKWVRPEDLNANGTLFGGSLLKWIDEEAAIYAILQLGNGRAVTKYISEINFVSSAVQGDLIEMGLTATRFGRTSLTMRAEVRNMITRQSILTIDQIVFVNLNPAGKPEPHGYTEITYDRDRIPNHHLTATLDQD, from the coding sequence ATGGAACCGGCCGACATCACTTTCCGCACCCGCAAATGGGTGCGGCCCGAGGACCTCAACGCCAACGGCACGCTCTTCGGCGGCAGCCTGCTGAAGTGGATCGACGAGGAGGCGGCCATCTACGCCATCCTGCAACTGGGCAACGGCCGGGCTGTCACCAAGTACATCTCCGAGATCAACTTCGTCAGCTCGGCCGTGCAGGGCGACCTGATCGAAATGGGCCTGACCGCGACCCGCTTCGGCCGGACGTCGCTGACCATGCGCGCCGAGGTCCGGAACATGATCACGCGGCAGAGCATCCTCACGATTGACCAGATAGTCTTCGTGAACCTGAACCCGGCCGGGAAGCCTGAGCCTCACGGGTACACCGAGATCACCTACGACCGGGACCGGATTCCGAACCACCACCTGACCGCAACCCTGGACCAGGACTGA
- a CDS encoding nuclear transport factor 2 family protein: protein MGTAENVELVRRGYTAFNSGDMATLSDMFAEDAVWHVAGSGVLSGTKQGRDAILAYFGELGARTQGQFQADVQDIVGGDKHTVAIQQTRATNNGKTLDMPTVITFVVRDGMITEGREFFEDTAKADDFWT from the coding sequence ATGGGAACCGCAGAGAATGTTGAGCTGGTCCGGCGGGGTTACACGGCCTTCAACTCAGGGGATATGGCGACCCTCAGCGACATGTTCGCGGAGGACGCAGTCTGGCACGTTGCCGGCAGCGGCGTGCTTTCCGGAACCAAACAGGGCCGCGACGCGATCCTGGCCTACTTCGGTGAACTCGGAGCGCGCACCCAGGGCCAGTTCCAGGCCGACGTCCAGGACATCGTCGGCGGGGACAAGCACACCGTAGCGATCCAGCAAACCCGCGCCACCAACAACGGAAAGACCCTGGACATGCCCACCGTCATCACGTTTGTGGTCCGCGACGGAATGATCACGGAAGGGCGCGAGTTCTTCGAGGACACGGCGAAGGCAGACGACTTCTGGACCTGA